A genome region from Bacteroidota bacterium includes the following:
- a CDS encoding BACON domain-containing protein: protein MGFCLLCGCEKEKVDSLSVSPVRIDFPQAGGDTTITIKTDADSWNISNPASGWLSLTSTTGKKSEEQVTLMASSTLAKRVDTLTISAGNAKPVQLIVSQSTYLYSLTSNVSSLSFKQAGNVGTLIITSDAPQWSISSDGDRRKPDPVFGFKGLFL from the coding sequence TTGGGTTTTTGTCTGCTTTGCGGTTGTGAAAAAGAAAAGGTTGATTCATTATCGGTAAGTCCCGTCAGGATTGATTTCCCGCAAGCAGGTGGAGATACCACGATAACCATTAAGACTGATGCAGATTCCTGGAATATTAGTAATCCCGCATCCGGTTGGTTATCTCTGACGAGCACAACCGGCAAGAAAAGTGAGGAGCAGGTGACTCTGATGGCCAGTTCTACCCTGGCAAAGCGTGTGGATACATTAACCATTTCGGCCGGTAACGCGAAACCTGTGCAATTGATTGTTTCTCAGTCTACATATCTTTATTCGCTCACTTCAAATGTTTCAAGTTTAAGCTTTAAGCAGGCCGGGAATGTGGGTACCCTGATTATAACCAGTGATGCGCCTCAGTGGAGTATAAGTTCTGACGGTGACAGGCGAAAGCCTGACCCTGTATTTGGCTTCAAGGGCCTATTTCTTTAA